One segment of Hydrogenothermus marinus DNA contains the following:
- a CDS encoding thiamine pyrophosphate-dependent enzyme, with protein MSMKIYQLNEEFRNIVPQEIVALQENATWGNPKRGVMDLPVSKELLEEHSLCAGCPESAALRYILASLPNPEDTIIVNSTGCTSLMFPHIALHTVHSLFGNQNSVATGIKRTLEWRFPDKTKDVVVLAGDGATVDIGLDYTLQSFFRQEKITTICFDNEVYANTGGQESGLTPKGHVFKMAPKGKQFEKVPMWQLAIDSGCHYVARLTVSSPKRVEKVIKEAIYVAREVGPTYVHLYTPCILEIGLNSDDGLEEMRGRDKERFKFFEYKSPEAEEVIKKYKEEGLL; from the coding sequence ATGTCAATGAAAATATATCAATTAAATGAAGAATTTAGGAATATTGTTCCTCAAGAGATAGTAGCACTTCAAGAAAATGCTACTTGGGGAAATCCAAAAAGAGGAGTTATGGACCTTCCTGTATCAAAAGAGCTTCTTGAAGAACACTCTCTTTGTGCAGGTTGCCCTGAATCAGCAGCTTTAAGATATATATTAGCATCTTTACCAAATCCAGAGGATACAATTATTGTTAATTCAACAGGATGTACTTCTTTAATGTTCCCACATATTGCACTTCATACGGTTCACTCACTTTTCGGAAACCAAAACTCAGTAGCTACAGGAATTAAAAGAACTTTAGAATGGAGATTCCCTGATAAAACTAAAGATGTTGTTGTTCTTGCTGGTGATGGTGCAACAGTTGATATTGGTCTTGATTACACATTACAATCATTCTTCAGACAAGAAAAAATAACTACAATATGTTTTGATAACGAAGTTTATGCAAATACAGGTGGGCAAGAATCAGGATTAACACCTAAGGGACATGTATTTAAAATGGCTCCAAAAGGAAAGCAGTTTGAAAAGGTTCCTATGTGGCAATTAGCTATAGATTCAGGCTGTCATTATGTTGCAAGACTTACAGTTTCATCTCCAAAAAGAGTTGAGAAAGTAATAAAAGAAGCTATTTATGTAGCAAGAGAAGTTGGTCCTACGTATGTTCACCTTTATACTCCATGTATACTTGAAATTGGATTAAACTCTGATGATGGATTGGAAGAAATGAGAGGAAGAGATAAAGAAAGATTTAAATTCTTTGAATATAAATCTCCTGAAGCTGAAGAAGTTATTAAGAAATACAAAGAGGAGGGCTTGTTATAA
- a CDS encoding 2-oxoacid:acceptor oxidoreductase family protein has product MQRQLLSIRMPALGGQGAVTAAHIIATAASYEGYHAISNPFFGAEKRMAPSESYARLGIIPIYDRGEVVYPDVIMVFHPQVITMGKSYTMPFYSGIKKNGLILINSEENLLNAEDAQFLESLNVKVLTKDFTKFAVELAGTELATNMAMLGALFGAIGVVSKESIEQGIKDRFLKKYVASGGTATLDSAIERKFKKKLELIEKNLATASAAYDLAREWAINNGLEPFLPPPPQEEKVA; this is encoded by the coding sequence ATGCAAAGACAATTACTTAGTATAAGAATGCCTGCTCTTGGTGGGCAAGGTGCTGTTACTGCTGCTCATATTATAGCTACTGCTGCATCTTATGAAGGATATCATGCTATTTCAAATCCATTCTTTGGTGCAGAAAAAAGAATGGCTCCTTCTGAAAGTTATGCAAGATTAGGAATTATTCCTATCTATGATAGAGGAGAAGTTGTTTATCCTGATGTAATTATGGTATTCCACCCACAAGTTATTACTATGGGTAAATCTTACACTATGCCTTTCTATTCAGGTATTAAGAAAAACGGATTAATTCTTATAAATAGTGAAGAAAACTTATTAAATGCAGAAGATGCTCAATTCCTTGAAAGCTTAAATGTAAAAGTTTTAACTAAGGACTTTACAAAATTTGCAGTAGAGTTAGCAGGCACAGAACTTGCTACTAATATGGCAATGCTTGGAGCTTTATTTGGAGCAATAGGTGTTGTAAGTAAAGAATCTATTGAACAAGGTATTAAAGATAGATTCTTGAAAAAATATGTTGCATCTGGTGGTACTGCTACTCTTGATTCTGCTATTGAAAGAAAGTTCAAAAAGAAACTTGAATTAATTGAGAAAAACCTTGCAACTGCATCTGCAGCTTATGATCTTGCAAGAGAATGGGCTATAAACAATGGATTAGAACCTTTCTTACCACCACCTCCACAAGAGGAAAAAGTAGCTTAA
- a CDS encoding 7-carboxy-7-deazaguanine synthase QueE has protein sequence MAKIKIIEIFDSIEGEGSLVGYPVSFIRLEGCNLRCSWCDTKYSYDTENYKLMDINEILKVIKFFKNKKVCLTGGEPLYNEGFDLLFKTLLEEGYFVIIETNGTLFRNIISVLYKRYNKNIHIVCSPKPFNNFYINDKLLPYIKELKFVVDNLLKIEDILKFKDIHLNDIPIILQPEDNKKEMFKKSRDLQKKLLEKNIEVRIIPQYHKIFEVK, from the coding sequence ATGGCAAAAATAAAAATTATAGAGATATTTGATTCTATAGAAGGTGAAGGTAGTCTTGTTGGCTATCCTGTTTCTTTTATAAGACTTGAAGGTTGCAATTTAAGATGTTCCTGGTGTGATACTAAATACTCATATGATACAGAAAATTATAAATTAATGGATATTAATGAAATTTTAAAAGTTATTAAATTTTTTAAAAACAAAAAAGTATGTCTTACTGGAGGAGAGCCTTTATATAATGAAGGTTTTGATTTATTATTTAAAACTCTTTTAGAAGAAGGATATTTTGTTATTATTGAGACTAATGGCACTTTATTTAGAAACATAATATCAGTTCTTTACAAAAGATATAATAAAAATATCCATATAGTTTGTTCTCCAAAACCTTTTAATAATTTTTATATAAATGATAAGCTTTTACCTTATATAAAAGAATTAAAATTTGTTGTAGATAATTTATTAAAAATAGAAGATATATTAAAATTTAAAGATATTCATTTAAATGATATCCCTATAATTTTACAGCCTGAAGATAATAAAAAAGAGATGTTTAAAAAATCCAGAGATTTACAAAAAAAACTTTTAGAAAAAAATATAGAAGTTAGAATTATTCCTCAATATCATAAAATTTTTGAAGTAAAATAA
- the folE gene encoding GTP cyclohydrolase I FolE codes for MSIDEKKLKESIRLFLEAIGEDPDREGLKETPDRIVRLWKEFKSYENFNMTVFEDIGNYNEMVVVKDIQFYSLCEHHLLPFFGKAHIAYIPDGKVCGLSKLVRVVNKFSYRPQVQERLTGQIAEFLEKELNPKGVAVVMEAEHLCMSMRGVKNPTSYTVTSKLTGIFMENEKTRNEFLNLINSHKKY; via the coding sequence ATGAGCATAGATGAAAAAAAGTTAAAAGAATCTATTAGATTATTTTTAGAGGCTATTGGAGAAGATCCAGATAGAGAAGGACTAAAAGAAACACCAGATAGAATAGTAAGACTTTGGAAAGAGTTTAAATCTTATGAAAATTTTAATATGACTGTTTTTGAAGATATAGGAAATTATAATGAAATGGTTGTTGTGAAAGATATTCAGTTTTACTCTCTTTGTGAGCATCATCTTTTACCATTTTTTGGAAAAGCTCATATTGCATATATTCCAGATGGAAAAGTTTGTGGACTTTCAAAACTTGTAAGAGTTGTAAATAAGTTTTCATATAGACCTCAAGTTCAAGAAAGATTAACAGGCCAAATAGCAGAATTTTTAGAAAAAGAGCTAAATCCAAAAGGTGTAGCTGTTGTAATGGAAGCAGAGCATCTTTGTATGTCAATGAGAGGAGTAAAAAATCCAACTTCTTATACTGTAACAAGCAAACTTACAGGAATTTTTATGGAAAATGAAAAAACAAGAAATGAGTTTTTAAATCTTATAAATTCTCATAAAAAATATTAA
- a CDS encoding CoA-binding protein, giving the protein MPIIEKDEDIKKILKESKNVAVVGISTNPSKPSYFVSEVVKNYGFNIYFVNPKYAGQEILGRPVYKSLLDILVDIDIVDVFRRPADVKFTAEEAKKKGFKTFWFQPGTVNEEVVKELDKEGYNVIVGKCMKVECQKLL; this is encoded by the coding sequence ATGCCTATTATAGAGAAAGATGAAGATATAAAGAAAATATTAAAAGAAAGTAAAAATGTTGCAGTAGTTGGTATATCAACTAATCCTTCAAAACCAAGTTATTTTGTTTCAGAGGTTGTTAAAAATTATGGATTTAATATTTACTTTGTAAATCCAAAATATGCAGGACAAGAAATACTTGGAAGACCTGTTTATAAATCTTTACTTGATATACTTGTTGATATTGATATAGTTGATGTTTTTAGAAGGCCTGCTGATGTTAAATTTACAGCAGAAGAGGCAAAGAAAAAAGGATTTAAAACCTTTTGGTTTCAACCAGGTACTGTTAATGAAGAAGTTGTTAAAGAGCTTGATAAAGAAGGCTATAATGTTATAGTTGGAAAATGTATGAAAGTAGAATGTCAAAAACTTTTATAA
- the lipA gene encoding lipoyl synthase, with amino-acid sequence MKPKVKSPLSEEVTKVKVMLRKLNLNTVCQEASCPNIGECYSRKTATFMIMGDTCTRNCPYCDVSHGRPKPLDENEPENIAKAVKYLGLKYVVITSVNRDDLPDGGASHFAKVVNKVREYFPDCKIEVLIPDFLGNWNSLKIVADSKPDVINHNIETVPSLYKKVRHRGNYKLSLQLIKQIKILNENIISKSGIMVGLGETKEEIIQVMEDLVEHNCDILTIGQYLRPSKNHLPVEKFYTKEEFEELKEIGYKIGFKEVYSGQLVRSSYHADEVFNNLKEG; translated from the coding sequence ATGAAGCCAAAAGTAAAATCACCTTTATCTGAAGAAGTTACAAAAGTAAAAGTAATGTTAAGAAAATTGAATCTAAATACAGTATGCCAAGAAGCATCTTGCCCTAATATTGGTGAGTGTTATTCAAGAAAAACAGCAACTTTTATGATTATGGGAGATACCTGTACAAGAAACTGTCCTTATTGTGATGTAAGCCATGGAAGACCTAAACCATTAGATGAAAATGAGCCAGAAAATATAGCAAAAGCAGTAAAATATTTAGGACTTAAATATGTTGTAATTACTTCTGTAAATAGAGATGATCTTCCAGATGGAGGAGCCTCCCATTTTGCAAAAGTTGTAAATAAAGTAAGAGAATATTTTCCAGATTGTAAAATAGAGGTTTTAATTCCTGATTTTTTAGGAAACTGGAATTCTTTAAAGATAGTAGCAGATAGCAAACCAGATGTAATAAATCATAATATAGAAACGGTTCCTTCTCTTTATAAAAAAGTAAGACATAGAGGAAATTATAAGCTTTCTTTACAGTTAATAAAGCAGATAAAAATATTAAATGAAAACATCATATCCAAATCAGGAATTATGGTTGGACTTGGAGAAACAAAAGAGGAAATAATTCAAGTAATGGAAGATTTAGTTGAGCATAACTGTGATATTTTAACTATAGGTCAATATTTAAGACCTTCTAAAAATCATTTACCTGTTGAAAAGTTTTATACTAAAGAAGAGTTTGAAGAGTTAAAAGAGATAGGTTATAAAATAGGTTTTAAAGAGGTTTATAGTGGACAGCTTGTTAGAAGTTCATACCATGCAGATGAAGTTTTTAATAATTTAAAGGAAGGATAA
- a CDS encoding VOC family protein → MEFQPHHVALTVSNIEKTIEFYKKFGFKEVIRWKAEDNSLIVVHLKLNNFILELFSFKDVKEGAVEKELFEDLKHKGYRHFALKVVNLEEVSSKLKEKGIIPINKINLGKTGIKYFFVKDPEGNFLEIVEDKRKF, encoded by the coding sequence ATGGAATTTCAACCTCATCATGTTGCTTTAACTGTTTCCAATATAGAAAAAACTATAGAGTTTTACAAAAAATTTGGCTTTAAAGAAGTTATAAGATGGAAAGCAGAAGATAATAGCCTAATTGTTGTTCATTTAAAGCTAAATAATTTTATTTTAGAGCTTTTTTCTTTTAAAGATGTAAAAGAAGGTGCAGTAGAAAAAGAGCTTTTTGAGGATTTAAAACATAAAGGATATAGACATTTTGCTTTAAAAGTTGTAAATTTAGAAGAGGTATCTTCCAAACTGAAAGAAAAAGGAATAATTCCAATAAATAAAATAAACTTAGGGAAAACAGGAATTAAATACTTTTTTGTAAAAGACCCAGAAGGAAACTTTTTAGAAATAGTAGAAGACAAAAGAAAGTTTTAG
- a CDS encoding DsrE family protein, which produces MKKVLFFLLVLIFSSYAKDNEVRKVVFDLRTGDIKKFENTINGIAKHIDYYESQFKTLKVVIVAHGDSYKFFLKDLSKTPYKNDKELLKKQKLLYERLKNLHDFYKVKFEICKLGMEARHLDISNLYPFVKPVYSALVGLVEWQNKGYAYMPIF; this is translated from the coding sequence ATGAAAAAGGTATTATTTTTTCTACTTGTATTAATTTTTTCATCTTATGCAAAAGATAATGAAGTTAGGAAGGTTGTTTTTGATTTAAGAACAGGAGATATAAAAAAGTTTGAAAATACTATTAATGGAATAGCAAAACATATTGATTACTATGAGTCCCAATTTAAAACATTAAAGGTAGTTATAGTAGCCCATGGAGATAGCTATAAATTTTTCCTAAAAGATTTATCAAAAACTCCTTATAAAAATGATAAAGAGCTTTTAAAAAAACAAAAACTGTTATATGAAAGATTAAAAAATTTACATGATTTTTATAAAGTAAAATTTGAAATATGCAAACTCGGAATGGAAGCAAGACATTTGGATATAAGTAATTTATATCCATTTGTAAAACCAGTTTATTCTGCCTTAGTTGGCCTTGTAGAATGGCAAAATAAAGGATATGCTTATATGCCAATATTTTAA
- the trpS gene encoding tryptophan--tRNA ligase, giving the protein MKIVSGMRPTGKLHIGHYFGVIQNWLKLQEEHECYFFIADWHALTNKYKETENLKENIRQMIIDWLACGLNPEKSTLFIQSLVKQHAELSLLFSMITPKSWLELNPSYKDLKFNLFYQYLKDFFLGKKIKINQAPPAESFEEAYEKANGKQKNKIFEEYLKEIFHKAFYNKKGLDFDYLKETLIKFGLQKKIVEEAVKNLKEGDVGKDIDTLGFLSYPVLQAADILIYKADAVPVGEDQLPHIELTREIARRFNNLYKEIFPEPKAMLTEEAKLLGIDGRKMSKSYNNAIYLSDDNETVDNKVLQMKTDPKRIKKTDPGNPEVCTVFDYHKIFTKDELLLNDIDKKCRNAEIGCVECKKILAKNLNNFLNPIREKRKEIEKDIKKYEKIFIDGSLKCRQIAENTMEEVKDAMNLYKI; this is encoded by the coding sequence TTGAAAATAGTTAGTGGAATGAGACCTACAGGTAAACTTCATATTGGACATTATTTTGGAGTTATACAAAACTGGTTAAAACTACAAGAAGAACATGAATGTTATTTTTTTATAGCAGATTGGCATGCTTTAACAAATAAATATAAAGAAACAGAAAATCTTAAAGAAAATATAAGACAGATGATAATAGATTGGCTTGCTTGTGGATTAAATCCTGAAAAATCTACATTATTTATACAATCATTGGTAAAACAACATGCAGAACTATCTTTACTTTTTTCTATGATTACACCAAAAAGTTGGCTTGAATTAAACCCATCATATAAAGATTTAAAGTTTAATCTTTTTTATCAATACTTAAAAGATTTCTTCTTAGGAAAAAAAATAAAAATAAACCAAGCACCTCCAGCTGAAAGCTTTGAAGAAGCTTATGAAAAAGCAAATGGAAAACAAAAAAATAAAATATTTGAAGAATATTTAAAAGAGATTTTCCATAAAGCTTTTTACAATAAAAAAGGTTTAGATTTTGATTATTTAAAAGAAACATTAATAAAATTTGGACTTCAGAAAAAAATAGTTGAAGAAGCAGTAAAAAATTTAAAAGAAGGAGATGTTGGTAAAGATATAGATACCCTTGGATTTTTATCTTATCCTGTTTTACAAGCGGCAGATATTCTTATATATAAAGCAGATGCAGTACCTGTAGGTGAAGATCAACTTCCACATATAGAACTTACAAGAGAAATTGCAAGAAGATTTAATAATCTATACAAAGAGATTTTTCCTGAACCAAAAGCAATGTTAACAGAAGAGGCAAAACTACTTGGAATAGATGGAAGAAAAATGTCTAAATCTTATAATAATGCTATTTATCTATCAGATGATAATGAAACTGTTGATAATAAAGTATTACAGATGAAAACAGACCCAAAAAGAATTAAGAAAACTGACCCTGGTAATCCTGAAGTTTGCACTGTATTTGATTATCACAAGATATTTACTAAAGATGAACTTCTTTTAAATGATATAGATAAAAAATGTAGAAATGCAGAAATAGGCTGTGTTGAATGTAAAAAAATACTTGCAAAAAACTTAAATAATTTTCTAAATCCTATAAGAGAAAAAAGAAAAGAGATTGAAAAAGATATTAAAAAGTATGAAAAAATATTCATAGATGGAAGTTTAAAATGCCGACAAATTGCAGAAAATACAATGGAAGAAGTTAAAGATGCAATGAATTTATATAAAATTTAA
- the gap gene encoding type I glyceraldehyde-3-phosphate dehydrogenase, protein MAIKVAINGFGRIGRNFFRACLNNLDIDIVAINDLTDAYTLAHLLKYDSVHGVLKDTDIKAKDEEIVVNGKAIKVTAIKDPAQLPWKDLDIDIVIESTGVFRDREGAGKHLKAGAKKVIISAPGKNPDITIVLGVNEEKYNPSQHNIISNASCTTNCLAPIAKILNNEFGIVNGYMVTVHAYTNDQRILDLPHKDLRRARAAAVNIIPTTTGAAKAVGEVLPELKGKLDGTARRVPVPDGSMIDLTVVVEKETTEEEINAKVKEYAENQMKGILEYCEAPIVSQDIVGNPHSSIFDALSTKVINGKFVHVSSWYDNEWGYSNRLKDLTLYIAEKGL, encoded by the coding sequence ATGGCTATAAAAGTAGCAATTAATGGTTTTGGAAGAATTGGAAGAAACTTTTTTAGAGCTTGTTTAAATAATCTTGATATTGATATTGTTGCAATTAATGATTTAACAGATGCTTACACTTTGGCACATCTTCTAAAATATGATAGCGTTCATGGAGTTTTAAAAGATACTGATATAAAAGCAAAAGATGAGGAAATTGTAGTAAATGGAAAAGCAATAAAAGTAACTGCTATTAAAGATCCTGCTCAGCTTCCTTGGAAAGATTTAGATATTGATATTGTAATTGAATCAACAGGAGTTTTCAGAGATAGAGAAGGAGCAGGAAAACATTTAAAAGCAGGAGCAAAAAAAGTAATAATATCTGCACCAGGGAAAAATCCAGATATTACTATAGTTTTAGGTGTAAATGAGGAAAAATATAATCCTTCACAGCATAATATAATATCTAATGCATCATGTACTACAAACTGTCTTGCACCTATAGCAAAAATACTAAATAATGAATTTGGAATAGTTAATGGATATATGGTAACAGTTCATGCTTATACAAATGATCAAAGAATATTAGACTTACCTCATAAAGATTTAAGAAGGGCAAGAGCAGCTGCAGTTAATATTATTCCTACTACAACAGGAGCTGCTAAAGCAGTTGGAGAAGTTTTACCTGAATTAAAAGGAAAGCTTGATGGTACTGCAAGAAGAGTTCCAGTTCCAGATGGTTCTATGATTGATTTAACAGTAGTTGTTGAAAAAGAAACAACAGAAGAAGAAATAAATGCTAAAGTAAAAGAGTATGCAGAAAACCAAATGAAAGGAATTTTAGAATACTGTGAAGCACCTATAGTTTCTCAAGATATAGTAGGAAATCCTCATTCTTCTATATTTGATGCTTTATCTACAAAAGTAATTAATGGAAAATTTGTTCATGTTTCATCATGGTATGATAACGAATGGGGATACTCAAACAGATTAAAAGATTTAACTTTATATATAGCTGAAAAAGGGTTATAA
- the serA gene encoding phosphoglycerate dehydrogenase, translating to MFKVLVADHISTKGLDILNQEEDIEVDYQPEIQFAELLEIIKDYDAIITRSRTPVTKELLERAEKLKVVGRAGVGVDNVDLEECSKRGILVVNTPGANTVGAAELTMAHMYAILRKLHLAHEDMLKGNWNRKKFMGEELNGKVVGIIGLGNVGSQVAIRCKASGATVIAYDPYIPREKGDRLGVELVENLDDLLKRVDILTLHCPLTEETKGMIGEREIGLLKDGVYFVNAARGGIVDEDALYKYMKKGKFAGIGLDVFSKEPPDEKIRRLFEFDNISLSPHIGANTYESQDNVAIKVAQQVINALKGRFVESAVNAPFTITEGLASIKAYLELAEKLGSLLAQYAGGNFQEIIIETRGDIKEHIDPISAYVLKGFLSPALDIPVNIINAPYIAKERGINIVKTTKERGENFKDFIKITAKNEKEEKVVGGTAFYGKIPRIMLIDNYWIDIEPTGVILIFENKDVPGVIAKIGEILAKHNINIAGFRLGRLEKGKIALGALQLDDRLNKTILEEIQQIPEILKAKEIIL from the coding sequence TTGTTTAAAGTTTTAGTAGCTGATCATATTTCAACAAAAGGTTTAGATATTTTAAATCAGGAAGAAGATATAGAAGTAGATTACCAGCCAGAAATTCAGTTCGCAGAACTTCTTGAAATAATTAAAGATTATGATGCAATAATTACAAGAAGTAGAACACCTGTAACTAAAGAGCTTTTAGAAAGAGCAGAAAAATTAAAAGTTGTTGGTAGAGCAGGAGTTGGTGTTGATAATGTAGATTTAGAAGAATGTTCTAAAAGAGGAATATTAGTAGTAAATACACCAGGAGCAAATACTGTAGGTGCCGCAGAGCTTACAATGGCTCATATGTATGCTATTTTAAGAAAATTACATCTTGCCCATGAAGATATGCTTAAAGGAAACTGGAATAGAAAAAAATTTATGGGTGAAGAGTTAAATGGAAAAGTTGTTGGGATTATAGGACTTGGAAATGTTGGTTCTCAAGTTGCAATAAGATGTAAAGCATCAGGAGCAACAGTAATAGCATATGATCCATATATTCCAAGAGAAAAAGGCGATAGACTTGGTGTTGAACTTGTTGAAAATCTTGATGATTTATTAAAAAGAGTGGATATACTTACACTTCATTGTCCTTTAACTGAAGAAACTAAAGGAATGATAGGAGAAAGAGAGATTGGATTATTAAAAGATGGTGTTTATTTTGTAAATGCAGCAAGAGGTGGTATTGTTGATGAAGATGCATTATATAAATATATGAAAAAAGGTAAATTTGCAGGAATTGGCCTTGATGTATTTTCAAAAGAACCTCCAGATGAGAAAATAAGAAGACTTTTTGAGTTTGATAATATTAGCCTTTCTCCACATATAGGAGCAAATACTTATGAATCTCAAGACAATGTTGCTATAAAAGTTGCACAACAGGTAATAAATGCTCTTAAAGGAAGATTTGTAGAATCTGCAGTAAACGCACCATTTACAATTACAGAAGGACTTGCTTCTATAAAAGCATATCTTGAACTTGCAGAAAAACTTGGAAGTTTATTAGCCCAATATGCAGGAGGAAATTTCCAAGAGATAATTATAGAAACAAGAGGAGATATAAAGGAACATATAGACCCGATTTCTGCTTATGTTTTAAAAGGATTTTTATCACCAGCCCTGGATATACCAGTAAATATTATTAATGCTCCATATATAGCAAAGGAAAGAGGAATTAATATAGTAAAAACAACCAAAGAAAGAGGGGAAAACTTTAAAGATTTCATAAAAATTACTGCTAAAAATGAGAAAGAAGAAAAGGTTGTTGGTGGAACTGCATTTTATGGAAAAATACCAAGAATTATGCTAATAGATAATTACTGGATTGATATTGAGCCTACAGGAGTTATATTAATATTTGAAAACAAAGATGTTCCAGGAGTAATAGCTAAAATAGGAGAAATACTTGCTAAACATAATATAAATATAGCAGGATTTAGACTTGGAAGACTTGAAAAAGGAAAAATTGCTCTTGGTGCATTACAACTTGATGATAGATTAAACAAAACAATTCTTGAAGAAATACAACAAATTCCTGAAATTTTAAAAGCAAAAGAAATTATTTTATAA
- a CDS encoding 6-pyruvoyl trahydropterin synthase family protein yields MPYIVRVRKEFQAAHFLTDYHGKPEPLHGHTWEVEIFIRADKLDKGGMGFDFIEIDKFLDEILPNYKCMNDIYDFSPSAENVAKYLYDKIKERYPSLQKVVVWETKHGGAEYYEE; encoded by the coding sequence ATGCCATATATAGTAAGAGTTAGAAAAGAATTCCAAGCAGCTCATTTTTTAACAGATTACCATGGAAAACCAGAACCTCTCCATGGACATACTTGGGAAGTTGAAATATTTATAAGAGCAGATAAGCTTGATAAAGGTGGAATGGGTTTTGATTTTATAGAGATAGATAAATTTTTAGATGAGATATTACCAAATTATAAATGTATGAATGATATATATGATTTTTCTCCAAGTGCAGAAAATGTTGCAAAATATCTATATGATAAAATTAAAGAAAGATATCCATCTCTTCAAAAAGTTGTAGTATGGGAAACAAAACATGGTGGAGCAGAATATTATGAAGAATAA
- the rsmI gene encoding 16S rRNA (cytidine(1402)-2'-O)-methyltransferase, whose protein sequence is MATLYVVATPIGNLEDITFRAIKILKSVNYIACEDTRQTKKLLNHYGIEGKKLISYFEHNEEKSAERILKILEKEDVALVSDAGTPTLSDPGYKLVKLAYEKGFKVSPIPGAFAGATALSASGLPTDKFLFVGFLPNKDTKRKQQLEWLKECGITFILYESPKRVLKTLQAIQDILPSSEVVVAKELTKIHEEFIRGKASEIIKYLEENPDKLKGEFVIICYPEEEKESSKEDMIKEIKTLKEKGIKTKEIAKKVAEKYNISKKEAYNLAIEEENEKSDI, encoded by the coding sequence ATGGCAACTTTATATGTTGTGGCAACACCAATTGGAAATCTTGAAGATATTACATTTAGAGCTATTAAAATTTTAAAATCTGTAAATTATATTGCTTGCGAAGATACAAGACAGACAAAAAAACTTTTAAATCATTATGGAATAGAAGGTAAAAAATTAATATCCTACTTTGAGCATAATGAAGAAAAATCTGCAGAAAGAATACTAAAAATATTAGAAAAAGAAGATGTTGCTTTAGTCTCAGATGCAGGAACACCAACTTTATCTGACCCTGGATATAAACTTGTAAAACTTGCTTATGAAAAAGGCTTTAAAGTTTCTCCTATACCGGGAGCATTTGCAGGAGCTACTGCTTTATCTGCTTCAGGACTTCCTACTGATAAATTTTTATTTGTAGGATTTTTACCAAATAAAGATACTAAAAGAAAACAGCAGTTAGAATGGCTAAAAGAATGTGGAATTACTTTTATTTTATATGAAAGTCCAAAAAGGGTTTTAAAAACATTACAAGCAATACAAGATATATTACCTTCGTCAGAAGTTGTAGTTGCAAAAGAACTTACAAAAATACATGAAGAATTTATAAGAGGAAAAGCATCTGAAATAATTAAATATCTTGAAGAAAATCCAGACAAACTAAAAGGAGAGTTTGTAATTATATGCTATCCAGAAGAAGAAAAAGAAAGTAGTAAAGAAGATATGATAAAAGAGATAAAAACTTTAAAAGAAAAAGGAATAAAAACTAAAGAGATAGCAAAAAAAGTTGCAGAAAAATACAATATTTCAAAAAAGGAAGCTTATAATTTAGCAATAGAGGAAGAAAATGAAAAAAGTGATATTTGA